Proteins co-encoded in one Ruegeria sp. YS9 genomic window:
- the addB gene encoding double-strand break repair protein AddB — MFESGTLPRVFAVPPGTDFPKALVDGLRQRCSGPPETLARIELVLNTRRMERRVRDLFNQGPPCLLPRLSLVTDLGERVDLAQIPPAIPPLRRRLELTQLVSKLLEQQPDLAARSSVFDLSDSLAALIDEMQGEGVSPEAIRQLDVSDMSGHWARAQAFIGIADHFIDTGGQTMDAQARQRRVVENLIERWQIAPPQHPVILAGSTGSRGTTLMLMEAIARLPQGALVLPGFDFDQPDHVWQGLDDALTSEDHPQYRFRKLMRALELAPGQITPWTDSSAPSPARNRLVSLALRPAPVTDAWMTEGPKLSDIKGATDGLTLVEAQSPRAEALAIALRLRQAAETGQTAALITPDRMLTRQVSAALDRWNIVPDDSAGLPLQLSPPGRFLRHVANLFTRRLEGETLLTLLKHPLCHDGVDRGNHLLLTRDLELDLRRHGPPFPDSASLTAFAVRKEAPESWVKWVVHHFCDQQITNELHLADWVERLIELAEAISAGSTGETGTLWDKNAGQKALEVLNSLGAEAQHGGLMTAHDFADLLGALLAGEEVRDRDAPHPHIMIWGTLEARVQGADLLILGGLNEGSWPEAPTPDPWLNRQMRDQAGLLLPERRIGLSAHDFQQAVGAPEVWLTRATRSDDAETVPSRWLNRLTNLLQGLPGQGGPEALAKMRAQGEKWLNWSEALEDAPPIDPAPRPSPRPPAAARPRRLSVTEIKRLIRDPYAIYAKHVLRLKPLDPLVQAPDALLRGIVIHEILEHFIKDSVLDSALLTRDNFLKRAHALLDQHVAWPTARKLWLARLERIAEDFLGAELARRADGGPVAFEAAMKLVLNPLDFTIVGRADRIDCNSRGTLRIIDYKTGAPPTESQQSKFDKQLLIEAAMAEQGGIEGLDPTGVAEAIFIGMGGSYKEVAAPLEEEPTDKVLAELKDLISAYLEPDQGFSSRRMLHKDSDIGDYDHLARFGEWDRTAETCPEDLT, encoded by the coding sequence ATGTTTGAGTCTGGTACCCTGCCCCGAGTTTTTGCCGTGCCCCCCGGTACGGATTTCCCAAAAGCGTTGGTCGATGGCCTGCGGCAGCGCTGTTCGGGCCCGCCCGAAACTTTGGCGCGGATAGAGTTGGTTCTGAACACAAGACGGATGGAACGGCGTGTACGCGATCTGTTCAATCAGGGGCCGCCGTGCCTTCTGCCACGTCTCTCGTTGGTGACGGACCTGGGCGAAAGGGTTGATCTGGCGCAGATCCCGCCAGCCATACCACCCCTGCGACGACGTCTTGAATTGACTCAGCTGGTATCCAAGCTGCTGGAACAACAGCCGGATCTTGCCGCCCGATCCTCGGTCTTTGACCTGTCCGACAGTCTGGCCGCACTGATTGACGAAATGCAGGGCGAGGGCGTGTCGCCCGAGGCGATCCGGCAACTCGATGTCAGCGACATGTCCGGACACTGGGCGCGGGCACAGGCTTTTATCGGCATCGCGGATCATTTCATCGACACCGGCGGGCAGACGATGGATGCACAGGCCCGCCAGCGCCGCGTGGTCGAAAACCTGATCGAACGATGGCAGATTGCCCCCCCGCAACACCCGGTCATTCTGGCGGGCTCTACCGGGTCTCGTGGCACCACCCTGATGTTGATGGAAGCCATCGCGCGCCTGCCACAAGGGGCACTGGTGCTGCCCGGATTTGATTTCGACCAGCCGGATCACGTTTGGCAGGGGTTGGATGATGCGTTGACGTCTGAAGATCACCCACAATACCGTTTCCGCAAGTTGATGCGCGCGCTGGAACTTGCGCCGGGTCAGATCACCCCATGGACGGATTCTTCAGCCCCCTCACCCGCTCGTAACCGACTGGTATCCCTGGCTTTACGTCCGGCGCCCGTCACTGACGCATGGATGACCGAAGGCCCCAAACTGTCCGATATCAAAGGCGCGACCGACGGCCTGACGCTGGTCGAGGCGCAATCACCCCGCGCCGAGGCATTGGCCATCGCTCTGCGCCTGCGGCAAGCGGCGGAAACAGGACAGACCGCCGCTCTGATCACGCCGGATCGCATGTTGACCCGCCAGGTCAGCGCCGCGCTGGATCGGTGGAACATCGTGCCGGACGACAGTGCTGGCCTGCCGCTGCAACTTTCTCCGCCGGGTCGTTTTCTGCGCCATGTGGCCAACCTGTTCACGCGCCGTCTGGAAGGCGAGACGCTGCTGACCCTTTTGAAGCACCCGCTTTGTCATGACGGCGTTGACCGCGGAAACCATTTGCTGCTTACGCGTGATCTGGAGCTTGACCTGCGCCGCCACGGCCCGCCCTTTCCTGACAGTGCAAGCCTTACGGCTTTTGCGGTACGCAAAGAAGCCCCGGAAAGCTGGGTCAAATGGGTTGTGCATCACTTCTGCGACCAGCAGATCACCAATGAACTGCACCTCGCTGACTGGGTAGAGCGTTTGATCGAACTGGCCGAGGCGATCTCGGCTGGCAGCACGGGTGAAACAGGTACTCTGTGGGACAAAAACGCAGGCCAAAAGGCGCTGGAGGTGCTGAATTCGCTTGGGGCAGAGGCGCAGCATGGCGGCCTGATGACGGCCCATGACTTTGCCGATCTGCTGGGCGCTCTGCTTGCGGGCGAAGAGGTTCGTGACCGCGATGCGCCGCATCCGCACATCATGATCTGGGGCACGCTCGAAGCACGGGTGCAGGGTGCCGACCTGCTGATCCTTGGAGGGTTGAATGAAGGAAGCTGGCCAGAGGCGCCAACACCCGACCCCTGGCTGAACCGGCAGATGCGTGACCAAGCCGGCTTGTTGCTGCCCGAGCGCCGGATCGGCCTGTCTGCGCATGACTTCCAGCAGGCCGTCGGCGCACCCGAAGTGTGGTTGACCCGCGCGACCCGCTCGGATGATGCCGAGACGGTTCCGTCACGTTGGCTGAACCGGCTGACCAACCTGTTGCAGGGTTTGCCGGGTCAGGGTGGCCCCGAAGCTCTGGCCAAAATGCGCGCTCAGGGCGAAAAATGGCTGAACTGGTCCGAGGCACTGGAAGATGCGCCGCCTATCGACCCCGCACCGCGCCCATCTCCGCGCCCACCGGCTGCCGCACGCCCGCGCCGACTGTCTGTGACCGAGATAAAAAGGCTGATCCGCGACCCATACGCAATATACGCCAAACATGTGCTTCGGCTGAAACCGCTTGATCCACTTGTGCAAGCCCCCGATGCCTTGCTGAGAGGGATTGTTATTCACGAAATCCTCGAGCATTTCATCAAGGACAGCGTCCTCGACAGCGCCTTGCTGACGCGGGACAATTTCCTGAAACGGGCACACGCCCTGTTGGATCAGCATGTCGCCTGGCCAACCGCCAGAAAACTGTGGCTGGCCCGGTTGGAACGGATCGCGGAGGATTTCCTTGGCGCAGAACTCGCGCGCCGGGCTGATGGCGGGCCGGTGGCGTTTGAGGCGGCAATGAAGCTGGTGCTGAACCCTCTGGATTTCACCATTGTCGGGCGCGCGGACAGGATCGATTGCAACAGCCGGGGCACGTTGCGGATCATCGACTATAAAACCGGCGCGCCACCCACGGAAAGTCAGCAATCCAAATTCGACAAGCAGTTGCTGATCGAGGCGGCCATGGCCGAGCAAGGCGGGATTGAGGGCCTGGACCCGACAGGCGTGGCCGAAGCCATCTTCATCGGTATGGGTGGCAGTTACAAGGAGGTTGCCGCGCCCTTGGAAGAAGAACCAACCGACAAGGTTCTTGCCGAGCTGAAAGATTTGATTTCCGCTTATTTAGAGCCTGATCAGGGATTTTCGTCTCGTCGTATGCTGCACAAGGATTCAGATATCGGTGATTATGATCACCTGGCTCGGTTCGGCGAATGGGACCGGACAGCCGAAACATGCCCTGAGGACCTGACATGA